A single genomic interval of Dromiciops gliroides isolate mDroGli1 chromosome 1, mDroGli1.pri, whole genome shotgun sequence harbors:
- the TMEM174 gene encoding transmembrane protein 174 — protein sequence MQQNSNRMEDFPLNVFSVTPYTPSTADIQVSDDDKAGATLLFSGIFLGLVGITFTVMGWIKYQGVSHFEWTQLLGPILLSVGVTFILIAVCKFKMLSCQSCKESEERTLDTDQTLSGQSFVFTGINQPITFHGATVVQYIPPFASQDTVGVNAAYLAPVANPFSVANSGGPTVPAPSPPQYCTIYPHDNAAFIDDELYPSYMDMDHRNDNRSTTDAEQPEEMQLEDNSRDCLSPPPYEEIYSVPH from the exons ATGCAGCAGAATAGCAACCGCATGGAGGACTTCCCTCTTAATGTCTTTTCGGTCACTCCTTATACGCCCAGCACAGCTGACATCCAGGTGTCTGACGATGATAAGGCAGGAGCCACTTTACTCTTCTCAGGTATCTTTCTGGGGCTAGTGGGGATCACATTCACAGTGATGGGCTGGATCAAGTACCAAGGCGTCTCTCACTTTGAGTGGACACAGCTTCTCGGGCCGATCCTGCTCTCAGTCGGGGTGACATTCATCCTGATCGCCGTGTGCAAGTTTAAAATGCTATCTTGTCAGTCTTGCAAAGAAAgtgaggaaagaacactggacacaGACCAGACTCTGAGTGGACAATCCTTTGTTTTCACTGGGATCAACCAGCCTATAACATTCCATGGGGCAACTGTCGTGCAGTATATTCCTCCTTTCGCATCTCAGGACACCGTGGGGGTAAATGCCGCTTATCTGGCCCCAGTGGCGAACCCTTTCAGTGTCGCAAACTCAGGAGGGCCAACAGTGCCTGCTCCAAGTCCCCCTCAGTACTGTACGATCTATCCTCATGATAATGCTGCATTTATTGACGATGAGCTCTACCCTTCCTATATGGACATGGATCACAGAAATGATAACAG GTCAACTACTGATGCTGAGCAGCCAGAGGAGATGCAGCTGGAGGACAACAGCCGTGACTGCTTATCTCCTCCCCCCTATGAGGAAATATACTCCGTCCCACACTAG